A window of Gemmatimonadota bacterium contains these coding sequences:
- a CDS encoding insulinase family protein, whose translation MLRTLLAACLLAAPIVGTAQGAPLRVPATVDTLPNGLTLIVHEDPSVPVVTTNVWFHVGSGDEKVGRTGFAHLFEHLMFMGSKNAPYPQFDRLLEAAGANNNGSTNGDRTNYYESGPTSALPLMLWLEADRLGWLLETMDGPKVDLQRDVVKNERRQSYENQPYGLAFENLMPALYPAGHPYSWSTIGSMTDLSAASLEDVKDFFRTYYAPNNATIVVAGAVKADSVRQLVRAMFSEIPRGPAITRPAPAPFAVRDTVIVLEDRVQLPRVYLAWHGVKEFSADDAALDIAAYVLSGARNSRLTQALVYDRELATNVNAFNSSKRLDGDVQVVATARPGVGLDTLQRVIDSELRLLATRGPNARELEQARNAIEAQFLQRLEFSSAKADQLNAYFYAHGTPDWFQQDLERYRRVTAADVQRVVRKYLLGERVTLSVVPQGKTGLAATRRIVQ comes from the coding sequence ATGCTGCGAACACTGCTCGCCGCCTGCCTCCTTGCCGCCCCTATCGTGGGCACCGCGCAGGGCGCCCCCCTGCGCGTCCCCGCCACCGTCGACACGCTCCCCAACGGCCTCACGCTCATCGTCCACGAGGACCCCAGTGTCCCCGTCGTGACGACCAACGTCTGGTTCCACGTCGGGTCCGGGGACGAGAAGGTCGGGCGCACCGGCTTCGCGCACCTCTTCGAGCACCTGATGTTCATGGGATCGAAGAACGCGCCGTATCCGCAGTTCGATCGCCTCCTCGAGGCCGCCGGGGCCAACAACAACGGCTCCACCAACGGCGACCGCACCAACTACTACGAGTCCGGCCCCACGAGCGCGCTCCCGCTCATGCTCTGGCTCGAGGCCGACCGCCTCGGCTGGCTCCTGGAGACCATGGATGGTCCCAAGGTCGACCTCCAGCGTGACGTCGTGAAGAACGAGCGGCGGCAGAGCTACGAGAACCAGCCGTATGGGCTCGCGTTCGAGAACCTCATGCCCGCGCTCTATCCGGCGGGCCATCCCTACTCATGGAGCACCATCGGCTCCATGACCGACCTGTCCGCCGCGTCGCTCGAGGATGTGAAGGACTTCTTCCGCACCTACTACGCGCCCAACAACGCGACGATCGTCGTCGCCGGTGCCGTGAAGGCCGATTCGGTGCGGCAGCTCGTGCGCGCGATGTTCAGCGAGATCCCGCGCGGCCCGGCCATCACGCGGCCCGCACCGGCGCCGTTCGCCGTGCGCGACACCGTCATCGTCCTCGAGGACCGGGTCCAGCTCCCGCGCGTCTATCTGGCGTGGCACGGCGTGAAGGAGTTCTCCGCGGACGACGCCGCCCTCGACATCGCGGCCTATGTGCTCAGCGGAGCCCGCAATTCCCGGCTCACGCAGGCCCTCGTGTACGACCGGGAGCTCGCCACGAACGTCAACGCCTTCAACTCATCCAAGCGGCTCGACGGCGACGTGCAGGTCGTGGCCACCGCGCGTCCCGGCGTCGGACTCGACACGCTCCAGCGGGTGATCGACAGCGAGCTCCGGCTGCTCGCCACCCGCGGGCCGAACGCCCGCGAGCTCGAGCAGGCCCGCAACGCCATCGAGGCCCAGTTCCTCCAGCGTCTCGAGTTCTCGTCCGCCAAGGCCGACCAGCTCAACGCCTACTTCTACGCCCACGGCACCCCGGACTGGTTCCAGCAGGACCTCGAACGCTACCGTCGCGTCACCGCTGCCGACGTGCAGCGCGTCGTCCGGAAGTATCTCCTCGGCGAGCGCGTCACCTTGAGCGTCGTGCCGCAGGGCAAGACCGGACTCGCCGCCACGCGGAGGATCGTCCAGTGA
- a CDS encoding insulinase family protein, with amino-acid sequence MIHRSLASARLMRSRASFATVTAVLTLLPHAASAQQAAFDRTRPPALGATPVLTVPTVTERRLPNGPALKVVEHRELPLVQVTLTVAGGARLDRDMPGLASFAANLLDEGAGRRDANALQSELAFLGASLSTSANWDVTTISLKVAKRNLDAALDLMADVVLRPAFSAAEVRRQRDLRLASLMQAKDQPGTLAGLAFNQALHPDGHPYRAALGGDSMSTARLDSATVRAFYEGSIRPNRATFYVVGDISADEAEAALGKRFAAWRTSGPERRPAPVLAAAAKPQGLQLILVDKPGAAQSIITVGTTGVERTSADLAAIEVMNTILGGSFSSRLNSNLRETKGYTYGISSGFAYRPLAGPFTVSSAVRTNVTDSALVEIFKELTAIRDVPVSADELARAKAYLALAIPGDLESTSQIASELAYLANWNLPVSWLQEYVTRIEQVTAADVQRVARQFLPAQQGYIVVVGDLAKVRAGIEALRLGPVTVREVGAIARE; translated from the coding sequence GTGATCCACCGCTCCCTCGCCTCCGCCCGCCTCATGCGTTCCCGTGCGTCGTTCGCCACCGTCACCGCGGTCCTCACGCTCCTGCCGCACGCGGCGTCGGCGCAGCAAGCGGCCTTCGACCGCACCCGTCCGCCCGCCCTCGGCGCCACGCCCGTGCTCACGGTCCCGACCGTCACCGAACGCCGGCTCCCCAACGGCCCCGCACTGAAGGTCGTGGAACACCGCGAGCTGCCGCTCGTGCAGGTCACGCTCACGGTCGCCGGCGGTGCCCGACTCGACCGCGACATGCCAGGCCTCGCGAGCTTCGCCGCGAATCTCCTCGACGAGGGCGCCGGTCGGCGTGACGCGAATGCGCTCCAGTCCGAACTCGCGTTCCTCGGGGCCTCGCTCTCCACGAGCGCCAACTGGGACGTGACCACCATCTCGCTCAAGGTCGCCAAGCGGAACCTCGATGCCGCGCTCGACCTCATGGCCGATGTGGTCCTCCGGCCCGCCTTCTCCGCCGCCGAGGTGCGCCGCCAGCGCGACCTCCGTCTCGCCTCGCTCATGCAGGCCAAGGACCAGCCGGGCACGCTCGCCGGCCTCGCCTTCAACCAGGCGCTCCACCCGGACGGTCATCCGTATCGCGCCGCACTCGGGGGCGACTCCATGTCCACTGCGCGTCTCGACTCCGCCACGGTCCGAGCGTTCTACGAGGGCAGCATCCGCCCCAATCGCGCCACCTTCTACGTGGTCGGGGACATCAGCGCCGACGAGGCCGAAGCGGCGCTCGGCAAGCGCTTCGCCGCGTGGCGCACCAGCGGCCCCGAGCGCCGGCCCGCCCCGGTGCTCGCGGCGGCCGCCAAGCCGCAGGGCCTCCAGCTCATCCTCGTCGACAAGCCCGGTGCCGCCCAGTCCATCATCACCGTCGGGACCACCGGCGTCGAGCGCACCAGCGCCGACCTCGCGGCCATCGAGGTCATGAACACGATCCTCGGCGGGTCGTTCTCCTCGCGCCTCAACTCCAACCTGCGCGAGACGAAGGGCTACACGTACGGGATCAGCTCGGGATTCGCGTATCGCCCGCTCGCCGGACCGTTCACCGTGAGTTCGGCCGTCCGCACCAACGTCACCGACAGCGCCCTCGTCGAGATCTTCAAGGAGCTCACGGCCATCCGCGATGTGCCGGTGAGCGCGGATGAGCTCGCGCGCGCCAAGGCCTACCTCGCGCTCGCCATCCCCGGCGACCTCGAGAGCACGTCGCAGATCGCCAGCGAACTCGCGTACCTCGCCAACTGGAACCTGCCCGTGAGCTGGCTGCAGGAGTACGTCACGCGGATCGAGCAGGTCACCGCCGCCGACGTGCAGCGCGTCGCACGGCAGTTCCTCCCGGCCCAGCAGGGCTACATCGTCGTCGTCGGTGATCTCGCCAAGGTCCGCGCGGGCATCGAGGCGCTGCGCCTCGGCCCCGTCACGGTGCGCGAGGTCGGCGCCATCGCCCGCGAATGA
- a CDS encoding ACT domain-containing protein, producing MTAPRAFRVALQGELGSFSDEAIQQLWGEEAERLPYRDFADVTAAVAAGIADRGVLPIENTIVGSIAGSHDALSDLAGFHAVAETVVAVHHCILAAPGTPFDGITSVLSHPVALAQCGLFFAEQPQIQVHAVYDTAGAAMDVSRIADPTVAAVASRRAAAHYGLEVVRADIEDRPDNQTRFIAIAREAVPIERGTPARTMMSLRTADTPGALLRALTPLAEHGANIRRLESRPTGEPWTYRFYIEFDHEAGDPAADAVVRDIIANSRDARFLGTYPRWNPGRRGSVGWKRT from the coding sequence ATGACCGCACCGCGCGCCTTCCGCGTCGCGCTCCAGGGTGAGCTGGGCTCGTTCAGCGACGAGGCCATCCAGCAGCTCTGGGGCGAGGAGGCGGAACGCCTGCCGTATCGCGATTTCGCGGATGTCACCGCGGCCGTCGCGGCGGGCATCGCCGACCGCGGCGTGCTGCCGATCGAGAACACCATCGTCGGCTCGATCGCCGGCAGCCACGATGCGTTGAGCGACCTCGCGGGCTTCCATGCGGTCGCCGAGACGGTGGTCGCGGTGCATCACTGCATCCTCGCCGCGCCGGGCACGCCGTTCGACGGCATCACCTCGGTGCTCAGCCACCCGGTCGCGCTCGCGCAATGCGGGCTCTTCTTCGCGGAGCAGCCGCAGATCCAGGTGCACGCGGTCTACGACACCGCGGGCGCGGCGATGGACGTGTCGCGCATCGCCGATCCCACGGTCGCGGCGGTCGCGAGCCGCCGCGCCGCCGCCCACTACGGCCTCGAGGTCGTGCGCGCCGACATCGAGGATCGCCCCGACAACCAGACGCGCTTCATCGCCATCGCGCGAGAGGCGGTGCCCATCGAGCGCGGCACACCCGCGCGCACGATGATGAGCTTGCGGACCGCCGACACCCCGGGCGCACTTCTGCGCGCCCTCACGCCGCTCGCCGAGCACGGCGCCAACATCCGGCGTCTCGAGTCGCGCCCCACCGGTGAACCGTGGACGTACCGGTTCTACATCGAGTTCGACCACGAGGCCGGCGATCCCGCCGCCGACGCGGTCGTGCGCGACATCATCGCCAACAGTCGCGACGCGCGCTTCCTCGGCACCTATCCGCGCTGGAACCCCGGCCGTCGTGGCAGCGTGGGCTGGAAGCGCACGTAG
- the queF gene encoding NADPH-dependent 7-cyano-7-deazaguanine reductase QueF — MPQPELLETFPNPYPDRDYEIFMTTPEFTSLCPLGGIETDAAELALLKGGAPDFATINITYVPGAECIELKSLKLYLWSFRNDGIFYERVVNRILDDLATKVRPKSLKVVGDFNVRGGLKSVISAEYRRPA; from the coding sequence ATGCCGCAGCCCGAACTGCTCGAGACGTTCCCCAATCCGTATCCCGACCGGGACTACGAGATCTTCATGACGACGCCGGAGTTCACGTCGCTCTGCCCGCTCGGCGGCATCGAGACCGACGCGGCGGAGCTCGCGCTGCTCAAGGGCGGCGCGCCGGATTTCGCGACGATCAACATCACATACGTGCCGGGCGCCGAGTGCATCGAGCTCAAGAGCCTGAAGCTCTATCTCTGGAGCTTCCGCAATGACGGGATCTTCTACGAGCGCGTGGTGAACCGGATCCTCGACGACCTGGCCACCAAGGTGCGGCCGAAGTCGCTCAAGGTGGTCGGTGACTTCAACGTGCGCGGCGGGCTCAAGTCGGTGATCAGCGCGGAGTATCGCCGCCCGGCGTGA
- a CDS encoding rhomboid family intramembrane serine protease produces MPRLPRVVAWTVALLLTVEFLQWTVVLPADVQAVLGFRRADLESGRWWTTLTFPLVHRDLSLLLLNAYAIALFGSRLEAWWGARRFAVFLALAGLGGWMLQLLSGSDALLLGASGAAFASLAGYALRWGSDKHGTAGGFEVSGRWLTAIVGAMILLVGLRSGDGGGLAFLAHLGGVATAWVFVRATPVLSVERFREGVSALPDEPPEDQPPRAVPKSMPRSRSRERESIDDVVSRTNAAAARRAAPRRRAKVEPPSPAPTIDAILDKISAQGIDRLTDEERRVLDDHSRRLRDR; encoded by the coding sequence ATGCCGCGACTGCCCCGCGTGGTCGCATGGACGGTGGCGTTGCTCCTCACGGTGGAGTTCCTGCAGTGGACGGTCGTGCTGCCGGCCGACGTGCAGGCGGTGCTCGGCTTCCGTCGCGCCGACCTGGAGTCGGGGCGGTGGTGGACGACACTGACGTTCCCGCTGGTGCACCGAGACCTGTCGTTGCTGTTGCTCAATGCGTATGCGATCGCGTTGTTCGGCTCGCGGCTGGAGGCGTGGTGGGGTGCGCGGCGTTTCGCGGTGTTCCTCGCGCTCGCAGGGCTCGGCGGCTGGATGCTCCAACTCCTCTCGGGGAGCGACGCATTGCTGCTGGGCGCGTCGGGCGCGGCCTTCGCTTCGCTGGCGGGATACGCGCTCCGCTGGGGTTCGGACAAGCATGGCACCGCGGGCGGATTCGAGGTGTCGGGACGCTGGCTCACGGCGATCGTCGGCGCGATGATCCTGCTCGTGGGCCTGCGGTCGGGCGATGGTGGTGGCCTCGCGTTCCTCGCGCACCTGGGCGGCGTGGCGACGGCCTGGGTGTTCGTGCGCGCGACCCCGGTGCTCTCGGTGGAGCGCTTCCGCGAGGGCGTCTCCGCGCTGCCCGACGAACCGCCCGAGGACCAACCGCCACGCGCGGTGCCGAAGTCGATGCCGCGCTCCCGGTCCCGCGAGCGCGAGTCGATCGACGACGTCGTCTCCCGCACGAATGCGGCGGCCGCGCGTCGTGCCGCCCCGCGCCGCCGCGCCAAGGTGGAGCCTCCGTCGCCCGCGCCGACGATCGACGCGATCCTCGACAAGATCTCCGCGCAGGGGATCGACCGGCTCACCGACGAGGAACGCCGCGTCCTCGATGATCATTCCCGGCGCCTCCGCGATCGCTGA
- a CDS encoding D-alanine--D-alanine ligase — MSALRILLLKGGDSSEREVSLSSGGRVAAALRARGHEVTEADPSGDAFAVLPAARAADVVWMALHGGAGEDGTIQAMFDLAGVTYTGSGHLASALAMDKDLSKIVFRAAGVPTADWWMVRAGDPRDWETPAYAERAVTALGLPIVVKPSKQGSTVGLSIVKATQQLGAAIAQAFAHDDEVMLETYVPGRELTVGILGDWVMPVGEIIPKHEIYDYECKYTAGMAEELFPAPLPDPVRDETKRLARVAYEALKLGGCARIDFRLHPDGGLYCLEANTLPGMTGTSLVPQAAQADGVGFPELCERIARAALDD; from the coding sequence ATGTCGGCGTTGCGGATCCTGCTGCTGAAGGGCGGCGACTCGTCCGAGCGCGAGGTGTCACTGTCGAGTGGCGGCCGCGTGGCGGCCGCGTTGCGCGCGCGGGGGCACGAGGTGACGGAGGCCGACCCGTCGGGTGATGCCTTCGCGGTGCTGCCGGCGGCCCGGGCGGCGGACGTGGTCTGGATGGCCCTGCATGGCGGCGCGGGCGAGGACGGGACGATCCAGGCGATGTTCGACCTCGCGGGGGTCACGTACACCGGCAGTGGACACCTGGCGAGCGCGCTCGCGATGGACAAGGACCTGTCGAAGATCGTCTTCCGCGCGGCGGGGGTGCCGACGGCGGACTGGTGGATGGTGCGCGCGGGGGATCCGCGGGACTGGGAGACACCGGCGTATGCCGAGCGCGCGGTGACAGCGCTCGGACTCCCGATCGTGGTGAAGCCGTCGAAGCAGGGGTCGACGGTGGGGCTCAGCATCGTGAAAGCGACCCAGCAGCTCGGGGCGGCGATCGCGCAGGCGTTCGCGCACGATGACGAGGTGATGCTGGAGACCTATGTTCCGGGGCGGGAACTGACGGTGGGGATCCTCGGCGACTGGGTGATGCCGGTTGGCGAAATCATCCCCAAGCACGAGATTTACGACTACGAGTGCAAGTACACGGCCGGGATGGCGGAGGAACTCTTCCCCGCGCCGCTCCCGGACCCGGTGCGCGACGAGACGAAGCGCCTCGCCCGCGTGGCGTACGAGGCGCTCAAGCTGGGCGGATGCGCGCGGATCGACTTCCGCCTGCATCCGGATGGTGGGCTCTACTGCCTGGAAGCGAACACGCTCCCGGGCATGACCGGAACGAGCCTGGTGCCGCAGGCGGCGCAGGCCGATGGCGTGGGTTTCCCCGAGTTGTGCGAGCGCATCGCGCGCGCGGCACTCGACGACTGA
- a CDS encoding cystathionine beta-synthase, with protein sequence MTDHTRHRQPYANVLETIAWTPLIRLSRVTQGIRTPVYGKAEFFNPGGSVKDRIGLPMIEEFERTGQLKPGGTVVEATSGNTGVGLALAAALKGYKCIFTMPDKMSQEKVRLLKAFGAEVIITPTAVPAEHPDSYTSMAKRIASETPNAVLANQFYNMTNPKAHYETTGPELWEQTGGRITHFVAGAGTGGTISGTGKYLKEKNPKVQIVGADPVGSILAEVWRSNGANKPQGAPYKVEGVGQDKVPGTMDMSVIDEYQSVSDRDAFAMARRLTREEGLFVGGSAGMIAHAALSVARRINDPEACVVTVLCDTGERYLSKVFNDEWMRENQMLDAEKMTLGQLLAAKGGEIPALVSTIPGASVRQALGLMSLHNVSQLPVMDGAACVGSVSESVLSVRGLEDTKVLERSVADVMDHPFPVVDVAMPVDAAVKMLGRNNPAVLVREHGTVQGILTRSDLLQFLMAR encoded by the coding sequence ATGACCGACCACACGCGCCACCGCCAGCCCTACGCGAACGTCCTCGAGACGATCGCGTGGACGCCCCTCATCCGTCTCTCGCGGGTGACGCAGGGGATCCGGACGCCGGTCTACGGCAAGGCGGAGTTCTTCAATCCCGGCGGGAGCGTGAAGGACCGCATCGGGTTGCCGATGATCGAGGAGTTCGAGCGCACAGGCCAGCTCAAGCCGGGCGGGACGGTGGTGGAGGCGACGAGCGGCAACACCGGTGTGGGCCTCGCGCTCGCGGCGGCGCTCAAGGGCTACAAGTGCATCTTCACGATGCCGGACAAGATGAGCCAGGAGAAGGTGCGGCTCCTCAAGGCGTTCGGCGCCGAGGTGATCATCACGCCGACGGCGGTGCCGGCCGAGCACCCGGACAGCTACACGTCGATGGCGAAGCGGATCGCGAGCGAGACGCCGAACGCGGTGCTCGCGAACCAGTTCTACAACATGACCAACCCGAAGGCGCACTACGAGACCACCGGCCCGGAGCTCTGGGAGCAGACCGGCGGCCGGATCACGCACTTCGTGGCGGGCGCCGGGACGGGCGGCACCATCAGCGGCACGGGGAAGTACCTCAAGGAGAAGAACCCGAAGGTGCAGATCGTGGGCGCGGACCCGGTGGGATCGATCCTCGCCGAGGTGTGGCGCTCGAACGGGGCGAACAAGCCGCAGGGCGCGCCCTACAAGGTGGAGGGCGTGGGGCAGGACAAGGTGCCCGGCACGATGGACATGAGCGTGATCGACGAGTACCAGAGCGTGAGCGACCGCGATGCCTTCGCGATGGCGCGCCGGCTCACGCGCGAGGAGGGGCTCTTCGTCGGCGGCTCGGCGGGGATGATCGCGCACGCGGCGCTGAGCGTGGCGCGGCGGATCAATGATCCCGAGGCCTGCGTGGTCACGGTGCTGTGCGACACCGGCGAGCGGTATCTCTCGAAGGTGTTCAACGACGAATGGATGCGCGAGAACCAGATGCTCGACGCCGAGAAGATGACGCTCGGGCAGCTGCTCGCGGCGAAGGGCGGTGAGATCCCCGCGCTGGTGAGCACGATCCCCGGCGCGTCGGTGCGCCAGGCGCTCGGGTTGATGAGCCTGCACAACGTGTCGCAGCTGCCGGTGATGGATGGGGCGGCGTGCGTGGGCTCGGTGAGCGAGAGCGTGCTGAGCGTGCGCGGGCTGGAGGACACGAAGGTGCTCGAGCGCTCGGTGGCGGACGTGATGGACCATCCGTTCCCGGTGGTGGACGTGGCGATGCCGGTGGACGCGGCCGTGAAGATGCTCGGTCGCAACAACCCGGCGGTGCTCGTGCGCGAGCATGGGACGGTGCAGGGGATCCTGACGCGGTCGGATCTCCTCCAGTTCCTGATGGCGCGCTGA